From Pseudomonas hormoni:
GGGTAATCGCCCAGTACCCAGCCGCCACCGTGGAAGAACATGAACACCGGCAATTCACCTTTGACCTTGGCCGGACGCACGATTTTCAGATTGATGGTTTGCCCATCGACCTTGATTGCACGGTCGCTGACGTCCACACCCGACAGGTCAACCTTCACCGAATTTTGCGCACCGGTGAGTACCGCACGGGCGTCTTTCGGACTCAGTTGCTCGAGCGGCTTGCCACCACCGGCGGCGAGGGCTTCGAGGAAGGCTTGGGTGTTGTGTTCGACGCCTGGGCTGCCAGCGGCAAAAGCGTTGCCGACGGAGAGGGCGAGGAGGGAAGCGGTCAGGGTTTTTTTGACGAGGTTCATGCTCAATTCCTTTTAATCATTGGTGGGTAAGGGCTGCATCAGCACCGTAGACACAGATTAATAGGGTGCCCGAAAGGGAAAAAGCGGCTATAAAGCGTTTAACTGTCAACCAGAGTGTGACAATGAACCCGTTCGAAGATATGCGCATGTTTTGCCAGGTCATAGACTCCGGCAGCTTCACCGCTGCGGCTGATCAATTGGGGCTGTCCAAGCAATTCGTCAGCCGGCGTTTGATGCAACTTGAAGAGCGTCTGGGCGTGCGGCTGCTCAACCGTTCGACGCGGCGGCTGGACGTCACGCCGCTGGGCCAGAGTTACTACGAGTCCGCGTTGCGCCTGCTCGGCGAAGTCGAGCAAGTGGAGCAGGGCATCGCGGGCCAGACCACTGAACCGCGCGGCACCCTTCGCGTGAGTGCGCCGTTGTCGTTTGCGCTGGCGCACCTGGGCTGCCTGCTGCCGTTGTTCTTGCAGCGCTATCGCGATGTCACGGTGGAAGTGGACTTGAGCGATCGCCCGGTGGATTTGCTCGGTGAGGGCTACGACCTGGCGTTGCGCATTGGCACCCTCGAAGACTCGACACTGATCGCCCGACGCATCGCTTCCATCCAGCGGGTGTATTGCGCCAGCCCGGCTTACCTGGCCGAGCGTGGTACGCCGTTCAAACCTGAAGATTTACACACGCATGACTGCCTGCCCTACGGCCACGGGCGTCAGGTGCAATGGCGTTTTGAAGGGCAGGGCAAGCCGCTGGCGGTCAATGTCACCGGGCGGATGCGGGTCAACAACGGGGAGTTGCTAAAGGATGCGGCCATTGCCGGGATGGGGGTTACTTACCTGCCGACGTTCATTGTCGGGGCGGCATTGAGGGATGGCAGGCTGGTGCCGGTGCTGGACGAGTTTCGCCCGGAGCCGCTGACGTTGTCGGCGGTGTATCCGCAGCATCGCCAGAGTTCGCGACCTGTGCAGGCATTGATCGAGTTTTTGCGTGAGCGACTGGATCAGACTGAGGGTTCACGCGATCCCTTGTAGGAGCGAGGCTTGCCCGCGAAGGCGTCGTCACATTCAACACAGTCGTTGACTGATACGACGCCTTCGCGGGCAAGCCTCGCTCCTACAGGGATTGGTGTGGTTTGGGCATCAGCGGTGATCAGGACCTTTTGTCATCCCCCGGCTCGCCACCCACATGCACGCCATGGTCATCGCCGATTTCACCGGCGCGATGAACGCCGTGGTCATCACCGATTTCGCCGGCGCGATGAACGCCATGGTCATCACCGATTTCACCGGCATGATGAACGCCGCGGTTATGGCCAATTTCACCAGCATGATGAACCCCGTGATCATCACCCGGTTCAGCGTGGTTGCCGTTTCGCCCGGAGTTGGCCGAATGCCCGGAATTCCCCGAGCCATGGTCGTTGCCACTGTGACCGCTGCCATTTCCGCCATGACCATTGCCATCGCCGCCATGACCGCTGCCGTTGCCACCGTGACCACCGCCATTACCGCCACTGCCTCCGCCACCTCCGCTACCACCTCCGCCACCGCTACCACCGCCGCCGCCTCCACCACTCCCACCATCCTTGGCCAGAGCGCTCGATACGCCGGACAGGCTGTCCGGAATCAATACGGTAGACGCCGACAAAACCGCGCCAATCGCTACTGCCAGTAAAAGTTTGTTGATGTGCATGCCGTTCTCCGTCTTCTTGTTCGGGTTGGAACGTTGATGAACGATGCAACGTGCTGCTTGATTCAATGGGTGAACACCGCAACGCATCGGTTTATTCAGTTGCTACGTCGATGAACGATGAACGGTACGACCCGACCCTGTTCCAGGGGTTAGTGAATGCTCGAGGCCAGCTCGAAAATCGGGATGTACATCAGGATCACGATGACCCCGATCAACAGGCCGATGAAGGTCATGAGCAAGGGTTCAAACAGCCGCACGAACCATTCGATCCAGCGGCTGATTTCTTCGTCGTAGAAATCGGCGCTGCGCTCCATCATCTGCCCGAGGTTGCCGGACTGCTCGCCGGCGCGCAGCAAGCGCAGGGATACCGGGGTGACGAGGTGGTTGAGCTCCAGCGCGGCCGACAGCGACTGGCCTTCACGCACCCGTTCGCAGGCCTGGTCCAGGCGTACGCGGGAAGCGACGGTGAGCAGGCCGCGGACCATGCCCATGGCGGTGACGAGGGGGATGCCGCCCTGCAGCAGAATCCCCAGCGAGCGATAGAAGCGTGCCAGTTCGTACATGAAAATGCGTTGATGAACGGCCGGGAGTTTTTCGATCACCCGGTCCACGCCCCGGCGAAAGGCCGGTTGACGCTGGAGGAACGCGAGGGCAACGACGATTGCCGCCAGCGTGCCGAAGAATTCGCCCTGGTGGGCATGCAGGAACATCCCGCTGCTCATCAGGATTTGCGACAGCCACGGCAGGTTATTGCCCAGCCCTTCGAACACCAGGCTGAAGCGCGGCACCACATAGCCCATCAGAAACAACACCACGCCACCTCCCACCACCAGCAATAGCATGGGATAGATCGAAGCGCTGACGATCTTCTGTCGAACCTCGTCCATGCGCTGGCGATAGCTGACATAACGGCCCAAAGCATCGCCCACCGCGCCGGTCTTCTCGCTGGACTGCACCAGCGCCACGTAGAGAGGAGGGAACACCGCCGACAACTGGGCCAACGCCTGGGAGAATGATTTGCCCTCGTAGAGCAGGCGCACCAGTTCACTCAAGGTCTTGCGGGCCTGTGGCGCGGTTTCTTTTTCCGCCAGGCTTTCCAGCGCATCGATCAACGGCAGGCCCGCGTTAAGCAGGGTGGTCAGTTCCTGGCTGAACAGCACCAGGTTGAAGGTCTCACGCTTTTGCAATCGCAACGCACGCCAGTGCCGTTCGGCGTGCAGGCTGACCACTCGCAGGCCCTGGTCTTCGGCGATGCGCCGGGCTTCGCTGTCCCCTTGGGCCTCGACGGTCATCGCGACCACGCCGGCTTTGCCGACCGCCTTGAGATGAAAGCGCATGCTTGCCTCCCGTCACTGCCAACTGGTGACTTCGGCGTTTTCGCCTTCGCCGCCGGGTTGACCGTCCTTGCCCATGGACAACAGGTCGTATTCGCCGTTTTCGCCGGGGTAGCGGTAGGTGTAATTGCGGCCCCATGGGTCCTGCG
This genomic window contains:
- a CDS encoding LysR family transcriptional regulator, which produces MNPFEDMRMFCQVIDSGSFTAAADQLGLSKQFVSRRLMQLEERLGVRLLNRSTRRLDVTPLGQSYYESALRLLGEVEQVEQGIAGQTTEPRGTLRVSAPLSFALAHLGCLLPLFLQRYRDVTVEVDLSDRPVDLLGEGYDLALRIGTLEDSTLIARRIASIQRVYCASPAYLAERGTPFKPEDLHTHDCLPYGHGRQVQWRFEGQGKPLAVNVTGRMRVNNGELLKDAAIAGMGVTYLPTFIVGAALRDGRLVPVLDEFRPEPLTLSAVYPQHRQSSRPVQALIEFLRERLDQTEGSRDPL
- a CDS encoding type II secretion system F family protein, which produces MRFHLKAVGKAGVVAMTVEAQGDSEARRIAEDQGLRVVSLHAERHWRALRLQKRETFNLVLFSQELTTLLNAGLPLIDALESLAEKETAPQARKTLSELVRLLYEGKSFSQALAQLSAVFPPLYVALVQSSEKTGAVGDALGRYVSYRQRMDEVRQKIVSASIYPMLLLVVGGGVVLFLMGYVVPRFSLVFEGLGNNLPWLSQILMSSGMFLHAHQGEFFGTLAAIVVALAFLQRQPAFRRGVDRVIEKLPAVHQRIFMYELARFYRSLGILLQGGIPLVTAMGMVRGLLTVASRVRLDQACERVREGQSLSAALELNHLVTPVSLRLLRAGEQSGNLGQMMERSADFYDEEISRWIEWFVRLFEPLLMTFIGLLIGVIVILMYIPIFELASSIH